Within the Chitinivorax sp. B genome, the region TTCTTTACTTGGCCGTAGGTAGCATCGACGCCGAAGGGGAAAAACTCCTTCGGCACGACTCCTGAAGCCCCTTGATCAGATTCAATGTCAAAATTCGTTGCGCGTAAAGCAGCGCCATTGTCGGCAGCCCACATAACTCCTACGATAAATGGCGCCCCGGGATCGGTCGCTAGGCTCTTGCCCTTATAATTGGACACTATCAAGTATGTTGATGAGCCTACAAAATAAAGCCTTTCTCCGATTTGTTCACAAATATTCAATTTGCCGCTTAATAATTTAAGCGAAGTCCATTTTTCGATATCAAGCAGTTGTAAATCTTGCATATTTCATCCTATTGAGGCCATTTGAATATAGCACCACCTACATTCCCCTTCTGCAAAGCGCTGGTCGCTGCATCCTTTAAAGGGCCATCAGGCAGATTTTCTATTGCAGATCGAACTTCTGGCATCCACCTTTTTAGCTTTTCAGGAGAGAGGGTTGTTGGATGAATTCCATTGGGTCCTCTATATTTTGCATCCCACACAAAGATCTTTTCAGCATCAACACTGAAGGTTATAAAATCAGCGCCGCGTGCAGTTGCTTTTCCTGGGGCTGCGATTCCTATATGCCCAAGGTTTTCAATCGCATTTTGATAACCCCTTAACTCCCCAATCGTGCCGTTGATATGGCTTAATTTCGAGTTGGACAATACTTCAACGCTAGTCGTAATGGCTCTGGCACAAGCACAATTCCCATTGTTATGAACAAACGCCTTCTGCTTACCCGCAAAGTAGGTATGGAAGTCGGCAACGGTGAAGTTGTAGGTCGTCTCAACCCGGTTCAGCGATGTCAAGCTTACCACCAGCAGCGCGCCCTGATTCAGGCTATCCAACACCATATAGGGCTTCAACGCCGCCGCGTCTACCCAGCCTTGGCCTTGTACCCAATACGGGTGGTTGTCAGTGACGTTCATCTGCTCGATGGCACCGGTGACCAAGTTCCGTGTCACCAGCTGATACAGTGGCTTGCCCTGGGTCGTCATCAACTGCGTGACAGGTTTCAGCGCAGTGGCACCGGTCTGCGGATCACGCGCATAGACCCGTTGCCCGACTTTGATCTGCTCAATGGGCTGGGAGCCGAATTCGGTTTCGACCGGGGTGCCGGCCGGGAAGCAGCAGCAACTATTGACGATTTGCCCGGCTGTGCCTGCTCCTTTCCCCAAGCCGGCCAGCCAATTCCCGAAACCACTTGCACCAGCGGTTGCCGGCATGGAATTGAGGAAATCCAACGAAGGATGCTCAGCAGCAAAGTTCGCATCATTCTTGAACTGCTGCCAATTCCCCCGTGCCCATTCCTTGGAATCGGCCCAGACTTCCTTGGCGCTTGCCTTCACACTGCCAAAGAAATCGCTGATAGCGCTACCAGTGGCCTGCACCGAATTACTCGCCCCATACACCTGTGCCGGTTGTGCCTGGCTGGCGAAGGTCACCGATCCGCTACTGCGTTCCGAATAGGCATTGCTGGTGGTGATCACGCTGCTGGCGTAATAGCTGCCGCCCCGGCTGTTGTACGCATAGCCGGCGTTGCCACTGAAGTTCTGGTTAAGCTGGTTGTTGAACTGCCGATCAATCTGCCGAAACAGCGCATCGCTCAACGTGCGTTCGAAGGCATGACCGGAGAGGAAGGTATCGCTCAACGACATCAACGCAAACCCACTGGGGTCGGTCGCACTCAACGGGTTGTTGTGCACATAGGCATAGCGGTTGAAGTCCTGGCTGTTGTCTGGGTAGAACACGTTCGGGTCCGGGGTCATGAAACGGCCAGCACGTGGGTCATAGATGCGGCCGTTCATGTGTACCAGCTCAACCCCGTCCAGATGGTCATGACCGGTGAAGCCATGGCGGGTGGTGGTGCCGTTCAAGCCGGCCTGATCCGGCCCGCTGGGTAGCCGGCGTTTGCCGAATGGGTCATAGGCCAGCCGCTCGATGACGGCACCGGCATCGTCGGTGATGACAGCAATCGAGCCCAGGTGATCAGTCAGGAAGTAATGGGCGGTTTTATTGGCATTGCCAGCCTGCTGGCTGACCTTACCGACCAATTCACTGCCGGCATACAGGTACACATGGTGGGTGGTGGTATTGCCCTTGGTTTCCTTTTCGTAATGGGCGCCGCCGTGGGTTTCCGGGCGCAGGTGGTAAAGGGTACTGTTGCCGGTCGGCCCGCTGGCGGTCTCCTTGACGCGCAGACGTTCGGCGTCATACACAAAGCTGACACTGGCGGCCGTACTGCCAAAGCGTTGCACGGCCTTGGGCAGGTTGGACGCAAAATAGCTGGCGTTCCGCACCGGCGAGCCGCCGATGAGTTCGTCGGTCAGGTTGCCGTTGTCGTCATAGCGGTAGAGGGTGGCCTTGGTGCTATCGGTGGGGGCGTTGAGTGCATAGGCCATACTGACCGCATGTGGTCGGCCATTGCCGTACACATAGTGGTAACTGAAGTCGGATTTGCTGACCAGATTGCCCAGGTCGTCATAGCTGTAGAACTTGTAAATGGACTGGCCAGCGTTGGTCAGGATGGCTTGCGTGAGCCGGTTCAGCCGGTCGTAGTCGAAGGTTTCCGCTAGATTCAGCGGCTTGTTGGCGGCCGGGTCCAGGCTGTAATCCACCCGTTTTTTCAGGTTGCCCAGCTGGTCGAATTCAAAGCCGAAGTCCTGAATGGCCTGCCCGGCGGCGTTGCGGGTCATCACCGCTTGCAGCAAACCGTCCGTTTCATAGTAGTTGCGGTTGACGGTGTGGCCGTTGCCCAGCAGGAACTGGGTGACCTGCCCGGCGGCATTGGTGGTGTTGGCCTGCCAGTACAGCTTGCTGCTGTCGGCCTCGCGGATGGCTTGCAGATAGCCTGACGGGGTGTACTGGTAACGCAGCGTGAAGCCGTTGGGATAGCTGCGGCTGGCCAGCAAACCGGTTGCTGGGTCGTAGCTGTTGGTCAGGGTGTAGGTGGTATCCAGCTGGTCGGTCAGGGTCTGAACGCGGCCCAGGCGGTCATAGCTCAAGCTGCGGGCAGTCTGATTGTCGGCAGAGACCTTGGCCAGCTTGTCGATACCGTTCGCCGCCGTGTCGTATTCCCACATGCTGGTCAGGTCGCGTTCGGTGCGCTTCACCAGCCGGCCCAAGGCGTCATAGTGCAGGCGGGTCGGTTGCTGGCCGGCCGGCTGTTGCAAGTAGTTGGCGTCACGCTGTGCGATCAATTCTCCGAAGGCGTTATAGTCGTACTCCCAGCGGCCCATGTCCGGGTCAATGGTTGCCACCTTGCGCCCCAGCGCATCAATGGTCATGGCGATGACGTTGCCCTTGGTATCCGTCACCTTGGCCAAGGTGCCCAATGGGTCATAGGCAAAGCGCTGAGTCAGCTTGCCATCGACCTTGGTCTGCTCGATCTGCACGATTTGCCCCAGGCCGTTGCTGAGTTTGCGGCTGACCACGGTCTGCTGATTGTTGCTGGCCACGGTCTTGGTCTCGGTGCTGGCCAAGCCGTCATAGCTGTGGGTAAGGGTACCGGCGTTCGGTAAGGTCACTTTCTGCAGCCGGCCCAACAGGTCATAGCTGTGGCGGGTCCATCGTGCCATGGCACCGGGACGATACGGGCGGGATTCGCCGTCCAGTTGGCCAAGGGCGTTGTATTGCTTGTCTTGCCAGACTGGCGCGCCGTCAAAGCCAATCACTTCCGTGCGTAACTCACGGCCCAAGGCATCCAGGGAGAGGGTTTTGTTGGGACGCGCGGTTTCGCTGATGACGATCTGATAGCTGCCGGTGGCAGGGCAACTGCTGGTGCACCCTTGGTACTGATAGCGGCGTAGGCGGCCATCGGGCAGCGTTTCGCTGACGATGCGGCCCAGCGCGTCATAGCTGGCCTGCTGTAAGGTCAGGTGGTTACGGTCGATCACTCCGTTCAAGCTGTCAGCGAAGCGGGTGTCATAGCCGCGTTGCTCCTGGGTGGGGCGATTGGTGGCGATATCCAGCGCATGCTGGAGACCGATCACGAAGCGGCCGGAAGTATCGTAGGTTTGACGACTGGAACGGGTTTCGATCACGGGTGTGGGGTTGGCGCCGTCACTCAGGCGGGTGAACCCCGTGACATCGGTTTGCGTGACATTGCCGACACCGTCATAAGTCAATTGGGTGGTCAGCTTGTGCTTGACGTCAAAGCCGGCTGCGGTGCCACCACTGTCCACCGTCTTGAGGCGGTGCGGCTGGTCGGGGTAATAGCTGGAGCGGCTGACGGTGGTCTTGCTGTCGCCATCAAAGCCGGTCACAGTCGTGCTGACCTGGGTGGGCAAGCCTAACAGCCACATGCCCGGCTGATTGGTGTATTGCGTGGTGGTGACAGTCTGGCTGGTCTGCCACTGATTGGCGGCATCCAGGCTCTTGGTGGTGACGATGGTCTGCCCGACGTTGCCATACTCATCCACTTGGTTGTATTCGGTCTTTTTGCTGATCAGCAGCCGATTGGCTATCAGCGGGTCGTACGTATGGGACTGGCTGCCGTTGGCATAGCGATGCACCCGGCCCGGGGTCAGGTTGTTCACTGTGTAGGTGAAGGTGTCCTCGCTGAGCAGGTTGCGGTCCTTCTGTTTTTTGACCGCCATCACTGCCCCGGTATACGGCCAGCCCTGGCCATAGTGGGTGAGGGTGTCCACCCCAAGCGGATCGGTGGCCATCACCTGGTGGAAGCCCAGGAAGCCGCGCCCCTTGGTATCGAAACGGCCGGCACGGTAGCTGTATCGGTGGGTGAGGAACCCACCGATCCCGTTGCTGCGCTCAATCGTGGCGACCACGGTCAGTGCCTTGGTCGGGCGCACGCTCGGATAGACCACCGGCAGGGGGTCCTGATACAGCTGGGGGTTGTCGGTCAGGTCATAGCTGATTTTGCTTTCAGCGCCCAAGCCATCGACGATGCGTACAATCTTGTCCGGATCGACACTGCTGCTGCCGACCAACAGCGTTTCATAGTTGCGCGCCCCGTCGCCATAGCGGTCATACGAGCCCAGGCTACCCGGCCGCGCCAGCCCGACATGGCTGGCGACCTGGTAAAAGCGGTCGGCGGCGGTGTCCTTTTTATGATGTAGGGTGCCGTGGCTATCCGTGACATAGATGCCACCGCGTGACAAGAAAAAGCTTCTGACTTCGCCCGCCTGGGCTTTCCAGAAAGTACTGGTGATGTGGCGATTGGTCCGGATCAGCTCATCCACCTCATTCACGGGCGCGGTATACAGGCTGCCGTTGACCAGCACGCCCAGTTTGCTGGCACCCCACTGGAACGACTGGACGTTGTTGGCCAGCTTGCGGAACTCGGCGCGACCTTGACCGCGTAGCCACAATTCCCCGGCCTGGTTGCTGATCAACACCCGACCGTCTTCCACCCGGAAATCCGTCACCTTGCGGCCAGTCACCACCGCTTGCCAGACATTGGATGGGGGCTCGGCAAAAATGATCGGCCGCGTCCACACATCGCCCTGATCGTCCAGCAGGTAGGCGGACAGGTGATGCCCGGTTGGCGCTTCCTGCAGCAGGAAACTGCGCAGTTTGCGACCCGCTGGCGGCAGCACCGTATAGGGGCTGCCACGGGTGCCGGTACAGCAGGCTTCCACCTGCAGGTTACCGCTGATAGCATCGTGCATGGCCAGATAATGCTCGGTCTGGTCGAAGGCTTTGACGTTGGCGGCGCTGATGTTGAACACCGGGGTGCCCCAGGGGCTGGGGTCTTGGCATTGGGTCAGCTGTTCGCCATCGGTCAGCACGGATTTCAGCGTGCTGTGCTCACCCGACCAGCCAGCACGGGATTGCAGGATTTTCTGGTCACTGCACTGCTGATAGGTGGATTGCAGGGCGCCCTGCTTCAGCACGTCGTAGCCGAAATACATGCGGCCGTCGATGCCTTGCGAGATGGAACTGAACTTGTATTCTTTCAGCCCTGGTGCGACATTGAAGCCATACAGCACATCGCTGAGGATGCGCGGCACGGTGAAGGTTGGCCCGCCCGGTTGCTTGACGTATTGCAAGGTACTGGGCAGGGTGATCCAGTTGCTGTGCAGCAAGATGTCGTCGGTACCGCGCACCAGCAGTTTCGTTGGCTGGGGATTCGACCAATCGAAGCGGGTGCCGTTGTAACAGGTTTTGCTGCGGCTGGTCGGATCGATGCCGCATTGCTGGATGCTTTCCAGCCGCGACACCGCCGTCATTTCGCTGGGGTGGTATTGCAGGGTGTACTGGGTGATGGCCTCGCTGAAGCCGGCGGCGTAAATCGAAATGGTACTGATTCGGTAATCGTTCCACAGCGCGGCAGTGCCGACCTTGGCAAATTGGGTATCCGGGCGTTTGGCATAGTCGAATATCACCCGGTTACCAGCATAGCTGACATTGGCCAAGCGATACTGGCCGCCGTTGCGGTCTTTCTGGTATTGATAGTGGATGGTGTTGCCGTCACGGTCGCGGCGCAGGTTCAATGCCCAGGTATGGATAGGATTGCCCGCGGTTACCGCACGACGACTGGCCCCTGAGCCAGGGCGCGCCATCCCAGGCACGTTGACGTCAATCTGACTATCCGGGCTGCTGCCGTAATCCAGTATCCGGCCATCGCGGGTATAGACCTGAAAGAAAGTCGGCCGATCAGCCGGCCCAATCGACACGATCCGGCTGAACCCTTCCAGGGCGGTGCGGTATTCGTTCCAGCCGGTGGCGGTATCCACCCCGGTGGGAATCAAGCGCTCGCCATCCAGGCAGAACCCGTCATGAGTATCGAATTCGACTGCCCCGACCTGGGCATCCTGGGCGATGGTCTTGGCACAGCGGGTCACCGCGGACGCCCCGCCCAGGGTCCAACCCATGCCTAAGGGGCCATTGCCAGCATGGCTGTTGTAACGCAAGGCCAGTTCCGGCACCAAGCCTTTGACCCCACGTGGCAACGCCAGCGGTATTTCATAGACCGCCGCGCCCCCGCTATCAACCGACAGCTTGCCGGGCAGGCTGCCCACCGTGTTGCCGGGTACCGGCACGGCATATCGGACCGGTTGCACCGCCGTCGGCTTGGCATCCGTCCAACCGGGTGAGGTCAGCGAGGTGCCACTGATGGCGGGTAGTTCCGGCAAGGCCGAAATGTCCCAATCGGTGGCAGGGCTGCCCCCACTGCCGCCGCCAGGGGTCGGCGGTTTCTCGTCATCCGTGCTCAGCAGCAGGATCAGATCGACCAGTTGCTTGCTGGTCTGCGCGGCCAGGGCAGCGGCCCTGCTGTCGGCTTTGGGGGTGGTTTTAGGCTTGGTGGCAGCTGGCTTGGGTGCCGGGGCGGCCGCTGTGGCGGGTGGATTGGGCAAATACGCTGGCACATTGGCCAACGTGGATTGACCTAACAGGCTGGCCAGGGCGATCAACAGCACGATGCGGGTCGAATAGGACATGGTCAAGGCTTTGTGCGGACGAGACAAGGCCGACCGTTGCCAGCCGGCAACGATCAGCGGCCATTCGGGTAACGGGAAACGGGCGCTATTCGCCCAGCATCAGATAGCCGGGGGTGGGCGCTTGCTGGTAGGTCGGGACGATGTTGCAGGCAGCGGGTGCCGGGGCGCCAGGGCGGTCCCAATAGGCCACGGTGGTACCGGTCTTGGTGGTCACGGCCGTCTTGGCCGTGGCAAAGAAGGTGGCACAGACTTGCGGTGTGATACCGCGCCAATCGCTGTTCAGATTACAAAGCTGCACCCAGTCATTCCGCCAATCCGGCCGGATGAAGAATTCACCATTCTCGCTCATGTAATGCTGCAGAATCTTGCCGGTACACCAGAGGCCGGCTGCCGTGGCAGGCAACGATAGGCAGCACGCGGCCACGCCAGCCATCATGCAGGCTTTGAATGTAAACATGGTTCAGTCCAATTGTTGATTTAGATGGGTGCGGTGTTTTTCGGTTGGGTTTTAATTGGAGCGGTACGGATGGTGTTAACCAAAAAACACAGTGCAAACAGGATGGTTGCGAACTATAGAGATTCAAAAATCAACGTGCAAATACATATTTTTACAATCAAATACCGAATTACTAACTATCGATCTTTATCAATTACTGAAATGGCGGGGGCGCAATTTGACCCGGTAGCGCATATCCGATTGAAATGTCACAAGGATGACAGGCTGGCCAGCAGGGCGAGCTGGCTTGTTATCCAAAATAACAAAGGGGGGTTGCGTGGTGCATACGCATATGCAGGCACCCAGGCAACCCCCATGCAATCGTGCCGAATCGGCGATGTTCAGGCTACGTTAGCCGCCCATATAGGCCATGACCTTCACCACCTCTTGCGGTGCCCGCCCCGTCAGCACTAAAAAATGTCGCCATACGCCATAGGGCACGGTGCGGGCATTTTTCGGGTTGACGTCGTCCCCTGTGGCACCGCTCTTGAAGGCGCGGATGCGGCGATCACCTGACAGGCCCAATGGGCCTAATTGGCGTTGCCTACGCCATCGCTTCCAGCCGCATTTCTAATTCAACAGTACTCGTGAAACCGGCATGACTGATTTGATGCGTGACTTTTGACACGATCCAGCCACAGGCATCCATCTCCGGCTTGAACCCGACCACTTGCGCGGGCAGTTCCGGAAACAGCTCCGGCCGGCCTTCCGCCAACGTTAAACTGAACTCGGCCACACCGCGTTGCAGCTTTTGCCAGGCGGCCTTGGCGCCCTGCAAGGCGGTGGCTTCGGTGGCGTAGATATGCCGCAGTACCTTTACATTGCGGGTATTCGGTTCTAACGCCTTGGCTTGGGTGGCTGTCCAATGCTTGTGCTGGGTGGCGTTGCCTTTTTTGCTGACACCGGCCTTGCGTTCAAACTGGGTGTGGGCATCCACCAACACTTCCCCTTTCTCGGCTTTATCCAGGTTGTGCCAATAGGCTTTGACGGCGGTGTAAGCATTGCGGTCAGCCGCACTGAAGCGGTGTTGGTCGCCACTTTGCCGGGTAAGTGTCACTGTCGGAAATGGCTTACCAGTGACGCTTTCCGCATCGCCGGTTTTGCAGAAGATCAGCCGGCCGTGTTTGACGGTGGCAATGGCATCGTATTGCTGCGCCAGGCGGGTGAGTAGATTGGCGTCGCTCTCACTGGTCTGGTCCAGATGTTCAACCGACTTGGTCGCAAGCCATTGGGGAATGGCGGGCTGTAGCTGGTTGGCTTGGGCAATGTCCCTGACGATGTCACCCACCGTGCATTGATGAAAGCTTCTTTCCCGTTTGCTGGTGATACCGGCCTGCAGATCGGCGGAACGAGCGCGAATCGTCAGCATGTCGGGTGGTCCGCTGTGCTCGACTTCATCCACGATGTAACTGCCTTTATCCACCAACGGTTGACCGGCCCAACCGATGGCCAGCGTCAGTTTGGCGCCACGGGGTGGCATGGCCAACAGCCCGTCACTGTCGTCCAGGGTGATATCCAACTGATCCACGTCGAACCCGCGATTGTCGGCCAGCGTCAGGCTGATCAGCCGTTGATTCAAGACTTGGTTAATGTCTTTGCCATTGACTCGGATAGCGTAGGCGGGGCGTTTTAATACGTCTTGCAACTGATCCATTACGCCACCTGATCCAGCAATGCAGCGGTGGCCATGCCCAGCTGCTCGATCAGCGATTCATCCACTCGCTTCAAACTCAGCGTGAAATCCATCCGCCGCGCCTTGCCATCGCTGAAGAAATCCTGACGGCGGATGTCCAGCGCCGCGATGGCGAACCAGCCATAAAGGGTGCCGGTCCCCTCGATCAACGGCCACGCTTTACCCTCGTCGGCCATCAGCCGCAGCAACGACAAGGCGGTATCACCGCCGGTCAGCTCCGGCAGCAACAGCCCGGACAGGGTGATGGATTCTTCATCTGGTCCCAGGTATTGATAACTCGGCCGTAGCCCGACCCGGCTGTTACTGGCCAGCCGCCAAGCCAATTGCTGTTGCAGTTCCTGATAGGGTAGCGTGTCCAGCCTGAACACGAACAGCCCCAGGCTCATCATCGGTAAATCCATCATTCAATCCTGATCAGTGAAACGGGAACGGCTGCGGATGGCTTGCTGGCGTAACACCTGTTCCACCTGCCGCGCCACCAGTTGCGCCAAGTGTTGTTCATTCATGCCAGGGCTGGCTTGAATGCTGATGTTGATCACTGGCGCTGGCGCGGATGCGCTAACACTGCGCTGGGCTTGCATCGGTGGGCGGTGGTCCAACGTTACCGCGCCCGCCAGATTGCCCGCCGTGCCGATGGCCAAGCCCGCGCCCAAGCTGGTCAGCTTGCTGGTCATGCTCCGTAGCGCCTGCAACGGTCCGCCTTGGCTATCGCTCAGACCTTGGGTGAAACCGGCCATGGTGAAGCTGCCCAGCTCGGCAAATACTCGGCTGGGGGAATGAATGCCCAGCTTTTCTTTCATCCAACTGATGGCGCTTTCGCCCACACCATTGATAGCACCTTTGAGCTTATACAGTCCGGCCATAAAGCCCGTCACTAGACCATCCATGATCTGCCCGCCCAGCGTGGCGAACCGGTTCACCAAGCCGCCCAGGAACGTGGTGATACTGTCCCAATGGCGGATGATCAGACCGGGCAAGCTCCAGTTCAGGAAGAGATTGACCATGCCTTGCGCCACCGCCGCAATACCGGCTTTGATCCGTTCCCAGATGGCCAAAGTAATGGCGTGCAGGTCTTGCCAGTGCTGTACCACGAACCCAACCACAGTCCAATTCATCAGCACATCGCTGATCCAGTCCACTACGCTACCGACCACTGACTTGATACCTTGCCATAGGGCGGCAAACTTCGGCCCCAGCCAGTCCCAATTGCGCCAGAGCACATAGGCCAGTCCGGCAATCGCCGTGATGGCTAAGCCAATCGGATTCAACAGCAGTACTCTGCCCAGCCATAACAGCGTATTGCCGATCATCGCCAAGCCACCATGCAGCAGCGCCAAGGCGCCCCCGCTGGTACTTGCACTGAGACTGAGGGTCTTCAGTGCAAACGACACGGCGGCCAGTGGCGCCAGCACGGCCGCGACAGCCAGCAGCAAACTACCCACCACCGCTAACACCAAGGCCAGCACGGCGGCAATCTTGGTCAAGGTGGCGGCCAGTTGCGGATTAGCTTTGGTCCAGGCGGCAACTCGATCCGTGACCCGGCCCGCCGTGGCCATGATGTCCAGCAACGGTTGGCGCAGTGTCTGGCCGATGGCGCTGGATTGATTGAACAGCTTGTTGTGCAGCATCTGCCAGCGCGCCGACAAGGTGTCGTTCTTGGCGTCGCCCTCACGCTGCATGCTGCCGCTGGCCTTGGCATCGTTGACCAGCTTCAGCTGCTTACGGTATTCGTCCAGGTTGTCCGCCAGCTTCAGTGCGTCATCGCCGTATTCCTTGCCGAACAGATCCACCATGACCCCCATGCCATCCCGTGCTGGCAGTTTTTTGACGGCCTCCAGCACGTTCAGAATGGTTTTGGTCGTGTCCTTGGCCATAGCGGTTTGCACCTGCTTGGCGGTCAGCCCCAGTGCTTTCAACCCATTCTGGAAGCGCTTCGGCTGTTT harbors:
- a CDS encoding phage tail tape measure protein yields the protein MSSKNLRLEVVLAALDKATKPIKAVLQSSTGLSKQLKATRDQLKALNDTQGHITTFRQLSQDAKHTADKLSDARHKLRQYQQQLAATASPTEAMQRKLQSAQIAVEKLTLAHDKQLTGAKAARAALEQQGISLGRLNQHERELASRIHDTTQAMHKQQAAVGRLADQQRKLQAARSQYEHRLENRERLAGVGAATVGMGATAGLPVIKAIRDYSRYEDAMLGVARQVEGARDDHGRLTVTYYQLGDAIKAMAERIPMATTELAALVEGGARMGVKGRAELLAFAETGALAATAFNLPAGQLGEDLGKIANAYKIPIKHINQLGDTLNYLDDNAQSKGADIINVMQRIAGSTGSMNFKEAAALGSTFLSLGASPEIAATASKAMVRELAIAEKQPKRFQNGLKALGLTAKQVQTAMAKDTTKTILNVLEAVKKLPARDGMGVMVDLFGKEYGDDALKLADNLDEYRKQLKLVNDAKASGSMQREGDAKNDTLSARWQMLHNKLFNQSSAIGQTLRQPLLDIMATAGRVTDRVAAWTKANPQLAATLTKIAAVLALVLAVVGSLLLAVAAVLAPLAAVSFALKTLSLSASTSGGALALLHGGLAMIGNTLLWLGRVLLLNPIGLAITAIAGLAYVLWRNWDWLGPKFAALWQGIKSVVGSVVDWISDVLMNWTVVGFVVQHWQDLHAITLAIWERIKAGIAAVAQGMVNLFLNWSLPGLIIRHWDSITTFLGGLVNRFATLGGQIMDGLVTGFMAGLYKLKGAINGVGESAISWMKEKLGIHSPSRVFAELGSFTMAGFTQGLSDSQGGPLQALRSMTSKLTSLGAGLAIGTAGNLAGAVTLDHRPPMQAQRSVSASAPAPVINISIQASPGMNEQHLAQLVARQVEQVLRQQAIRSRSRFTDQD
- a CDS encoding polymorphic toxin-type HINT domain-containing protein; translated protein: MSYSTRIVLLIALASLLGQSTLANVPAYLPNPPATAAAPAPKPAATKPKTTPKADSRAAALAAQTSKQLVDLILLLSTDDEKPPTPGGGSGGSPATDWDISALPELPAISGTSLTSPGWTDAKPTAVQPVRYAVPVPGNTVGSLPGKLSVDSGGAAVYEIPLALPRGVKGLVPELALRYNSHAGNGPLGMGWTLGGASAVTRCAKTIAQDAQVGAVEFDTHDGFCLDGERLIPTGVDTATGWNEYRTALEGFSRIVSIGPADRPTFFQVYTRDGRILDYGSSPDSQIDVNVPGMARPGSGASRRAVTAGNPIHTWALNLRRDRDGNTIHYQYQKDRNGGQYRLANVSYAGNRVIFDYAKRPDTQFAKVGTAALWNDYRISTISIYAAGFSEAITQYTLQYHPSEMTAVSRLESIQQCGIDPTSRSKTCYNGTRFDWSNPQPTKLLVRGTDDILLHSNWITLPSTLQYVKQPGGPTFTVPRILSDVLYGFNVAPGLKEYKFSSISQGIDGRMYFGYDVLKQGALQSTYQQCSDQKILQSRAGWSGEHSTLKSVLTDGEQLTQCQDPSPWGTPVFNISAANVKAFDQTEHYLAMHDAISGNLQVEACCTGTRGSPYTVLPPAGRKLRSFLLQEAPTGHHLSAYLLDDQGDVWTRPIIFAEPPSNVWQAVVTGRKVTDFRVEDGRVLISNQAGELWLRGQGRAEFRKLANNVQSFQWGASKLGVLVNGSLYTAPVNEVDELIRTNRHITSTFWKAQAGEVRSFFLSRGGIYVTDSHGTLHHKKDTAADRFYQVASHVGLARPGSLGSYDRYGDGARNYETLLVGSSSVDPDKIVRIVDGLGAESKISYDLTDNPQLYQDPLPVVYPSVRPTKALTVVATIERSNGIGGFLTHRYSYRAGRFDTKGRGFLGFHQVMATDPLGVDTLTHYGQGWPYTGAVMAVKKQKDRNLLSEDTFTYTVNNLTPGRVHRYANGSQSHTYDPLIANRLLISKKTEYNQVDEYGNVGQTIVTTKSLDAANQWQTSQTVTTTQYTNQPGMWLLGLPTQVSTTVTGFDGDSKTTVSRSSYYPDQPHRLKTVDSGGTAAGFDVKHKLTTQLTYDGVGNVTQTDVTGFTRLSDGANPTPVIETRSSRQTYDTSGRFVIGLQHALDIATNRPTQEQRGYDTRFADSLNGVIDRNHLTLQQASYDALGRIVSETLPDGRLRRYQYQGCTSSCPATGSYQIVISETARPNKTLSLDALGRELRTEVIGFDGAPVWQDKQYNALGQLDGESRPYRPGAMARWTRHSYDLLGRLQKVTLPNAGTLTHSYDGLASTETKTVASNNQQTVVSRKLSNGLGQIVQIEQTKVDGKLTQRFAYDPLGTLAKVTDTKGNVIAMTIDALGRKVATIDPDMGRWEYDYNAFGELIAQRDANYLQQPAGQQPTRLHYDALGRLVKRTERDLTSMWEYDTAANGIDKLAKVSADNQTARSLSYDRLGRVQTLTDQLDTTYTLTNSYDPATGLLASRSYPNGFTLRYQYTPSGYLQAIREADSSKLYWQANTTNAAGQVTQFLLGNGHTVNRNYYETDGLLQAVMTRNAAGQAIQDFGFEFDQLGNLKKRVDYSLDPAANKPLNLAETFDYDRLNRLTQAILTNAGQSIYKFYSYDDLGNLVSKSDFSYHYVYGNGRPHAVSMAYALNAPTDSTKATLYRYDDNGNLTDELIGGSPVRNASYFASNLPKAVQRFGSTAASVSFVYDAERLRVKETASGPTGNSTLYHLRPETHGGAHYEKETKGNTTTHHVYLYAGSELVGKVSQQAGNANKTAHYFLTDHLGSIAVITDDAGAVIERLAYDPFGKRRLPSGPDQAGLNGTTTRHGFTGHDHLDGVELVHMNGRIYDPRAGRFMTPDPNVFYPDNSQDFNRYAYVHNNPLSATDPSGFALMSLSDTFLSGHAFERTLSDALFRQIDRQFNNQLNQNFSGNAGYAYNSRGGSYYASSVITTSNAYSERSSGSVTFASQAQPAQVYGASNSVQATGSAISDFFGSVKASAKEVWADSKEWARGNWQQFKNDANFAAEHPSLDFLNSMPATAGASGFGNWLAGLGKGAGTAGQIVNSCCCFPAGTPVETEFGSQPIEQIKVGQRVYARDPQTGATALKPVTQLMTTQGKPLYQLVTRNLVTGAIEQMNVTDNHPYWVQGQGWVDAAALKPYMVLDSLNQGALLVVSLTSLNRVETTYNFTVADFHTYFAGKQKAFVHNNGNCACARAITTSVEVLSNSKLSHINGTIGELRGYQNAIENLGHIGIAAPGKATARGADFITFSVDAEKIFVWDAKYRGPNGIHPTTLSPEKLKRWMPEVRSAIENLPDGPLKDAATSALQKGNVGGAIFKWPQ
- a CDS encoding phage tail protein produces the protein MDLPMMSLGLFVFRLDTLPYQELQQQLAWRLASNSRVGLRPSYQYLGPDEESITLSGLLLPELTGGDTALSLLRLMADEGKAWPLIEGTGTLYGWFAIAALDIRRQDFFSDGKARRMDFTLSLKRVDESLIEQLGMATAALLDQVA
- a CDS encoding phage late control D family protein, which codes for MDQLQDVLKRPAYAIRVNGKDINQVLNQRLISLTLADNRGFDVDQLDITLDDSDGLLAMPPRGAKLTLAIGWAGQPLVDKGSYIVDEVEHSGPPDMLTIRARSADLQAGITSKRERSFHQCTVGDIVRDIAQANQLQPAIPQWLATKSVEHLDQTSESDANLLTRLAQQYDAIATVKHGRLIFCKTGDAESVTGKPFPTVTLTRQSGDQHRFSAADRNAYTAVKAYWHNLDKAEKGEVLVDAHTQFERKAGVSKKGNATQHKHWTATQAKALEPNTRNVKVLRHIYATEATALQGAKAAWQKLQRGVAEFSLTLAEGRPELFPELPAQVVGFKPEMDACGWIVSKVTHQISHAGFTSTVELEMRLEAMA